The Halosimplex litoreum genome has a window encoding:
- a CDS encoding vWA domain-containing protein, whose product MVAIETDVNRPYVPADGATLTATVDVEPGTGSGSSERHILLCLDTSGSMDGAKLDQAREGASWVFGLLEPDDYVGIVAFDSDAEVVMRPQRWGDTAREDAMHRVEQLGAGGGTDMYDGLDSARTALDSLGYRPETDDAVRRVLLLSDGKDNNHDPADFRDLARDIDGSGIRILSAGIGTDYEEETIRTLGTTARGEWTHLDSPGDIESFFGEAVEQAQSVVATEASLELDAAAGVEVSEVYRALPQAQEVDVNWAGNTATVPLPDLAEREDQRVVLKVHAPTRESLGEHSLVDVTLTASGERASEPIVAEYTDDSAELAAHNEAVSLDHRQTVVRTELGKGNVAAAETEVEKMTRIHGEDTAVVEEAQRQTRLVSEGGRNERENATRIVDDSRIE is encoded by the coding sequence ATGGTAGCAATCGAGACCGACGTCAACCGGCCGTACGTGCCCGCCGACGGGGCGACGCTGACGGCGACGGTCGACGTCGAACCGGGGACGGGGAGCGGGTCCAGCGAACGGCACATCCTCCTCTGTCTGGACACGAGCGGCTCGATGGACGGGGCGAAACTCGACCAGGCGCGGGAGGGCGCCTCGTGGGTGTTCGGCCTCCTCGAACCCGACGATTACGTCGGCATCGTCGCGTTCGACTCCGACGCGGAGGTCGTCATGCGTCCCCAGCGATGGGGCGACACGGCCCGCGAGGATGCCATGCATCGCGTCGAACAGCTGGGCGCTGGCGGGGGAACCGACATGTACGACGGCCTCGACTCGGCCCGGACCGCGCTGGACTCGCTGGGGTACCGCCCGGAGACCGACGACGCCGTCCGCCGAGTCCTGTTGCTGTCCGACGGCAAGGACAACAACCACGATCCCGCGGACTTCCGCGATCTCGCGCGGGACATCGACGGCTCGGGCATCCGCATCCTCTCGGCGGGCATCGGCACCGACTACGAGGAAGAGACCATCCGCACGCTCGGCACGACCGCCCGCGGCGAGTGGACCCACCTCGACTCGCCCGGCGACATCGAGTCCTTCTTCGGCGAGGCCGTCGAGCAGGCCCAGTCCGTCGTCGCCACGGAGGCGAGCCTCGAACTCGACGCCGCCGCCGGCGTCGAGGTCAGCGAGGTGTACCGCGCGCTCCCGCAGGCCCAGGAGGTCGACGTGAACTGGGCGGGCAACACCGCGACGGTTCCGCTGCCCGACCTGGCCGAGCGGGAGGACCAGCGCGTCGTGCTAAAAGTACACGCGCCCACACGCGAGAGCCTCGGCGAGCACTCGCTGGTCGATGTGACGCTCACGGCGTCGGGCGAACGGGCGAGCGAGCCGATCGTCGCCGAGTACACCGACGATAGCGCCGAACTGGCGGCACACAACGAGGCGGTGTCGCTCGACCACCGCCAGACGGTCGTCCGGACGGAACTCGGGAAGGGCAACGTCGCGGCCGCCGAGACGGAAGTCGAGAAGATGACCCGGATCCACGGCGAGGACACGGCCGTCGTCGAGGAGGCCCAACGCCAGACCCGGCTCGTCAGCGAGGGCGGACGCAACGAGCGCGAGAACGCCACCAGGATCGTCGACGACTCCCGAATCGAATGA
- a CDS encoding PP2C family protein-serine/threonine phosphatase has product MDYATHYDVGDRKRDGGINEDSVAVSVFEQGHRAGFRGYDRDEPDGDETGDSDGDGSDGSARPAGPDGDADPQSDEAAADGEAERATEPSPDPDNRSAAVFALADGAGGHDAGDAASYIATTAVCEHLAGTAVSAARSEPAGFDVAVDEPLSAPPRDADLESAVAEAVVAAHREVLEYAAAAGEQAHATVVAGVCVGGRCHYGWVGDSRAYIVNAARDEILPLTTDHAVVQRLRDAGEIDDVEALVHPRGNEITRALGGSGRADPETTTVDVETATVPLYREDVLLVTSDGLLDAQTEAAKLYEWYVDAGRDDEMAAVVRDRAVTDGEIREAVLSAESLADAAERLVGLANDRGGKDNCSTVLLHDGTLPPTPEDPPARAAGARKSVEDRETRVQ; this is encoded by the coding sequence ATGGACTACGCAACGCACTACGACGTGGGGGACCGCAAGCGCGACGGGGGGATCAACGAGGACAGCGTCGCGGTCTCCGTGTTCGAACAGGGCCACCGCGCGGGCTTCCGCGGCTACGACCGCGACGAGCCCGACGGTGACGAAACGGGCGATTCGGACGGCGATGGGAGCGATGGGAGCGCGCGACCCGCGGGACCGGACGGCGACGCCGACCCACAGTCCGACGAGGCCGCCGCCGACGGGGAGGCCGAGCGCGCCACCGAACCGAGCCCCGACCCGGACAACCGGAGCGCGGCGGTGTTCGCGCTCGCCGACGGCGCCGGCGGCCACGACGCCGGCGACGCCGCCTCCTACATCGCGACGACGGCCGTCTGCGAGCACCTCGCGGGTACGGCCGTTTCGGCCGCGCGCAGCGAGCCCGCCGGGTTCGACGTGGCCGTCGACGAGCCGCTCTCGGCCCCGCCGCGGGACGCGGACCTCGAATCGGCGGTCGCCGAGGCGGTCGTCGCGGCCCACCGAGAGGTCCTCGAATACGCCGCCGCCGCCGGCGAGCAGGCCCACGCCACCGTCGTCGCCGGCGTCTGCGTCGGCGGCCGCTGTCACTACGGCTGGGTCGGCGACTCCCGGGCGTACATCGTCAACGCCGCCCGCGACGAGATCCTGCCGCTGACCACGGACCACGCGGTCGTCCAGCGGCTGCGCGACGCCGGCGAGATCGACGACGTAGAGGCGCTGGTCCACCCGCGAGGCAACGAGATCACGCGGGCACTCGGCGGGAGCGGCCGCGCGGACCCCGAGACGACGACCGTCGACGTGGAGACGGCGACGGTTCCGCTCTACCGCGAGGACGTGCTGCTCGTTACGAGTGACGGGCTGTTGGACGCCCAGACCGAGGCGGCGAAGCTCTACGAGTGGTACGTCGACGCCGGCCGGGACGACGAGATGGCGGCCGTGGTCCGCGACCGCGCGGTCACCGACGGAGAGATCCGCGAGGCGGTGCTGTCGGCCGAGTCACTGGCCGACGCGGCCGAGCGGCTGGTCGGGCTGGCCAACGACCGCGGCGGCAAGGACAACTGCTCGACGGTCCTCCTGCACGACGGGACGCTCCCGCCGACGCCCGAGGACCCGCCCGCCCGGGCGGCCGGCGCTCGCAAGTCGGTGGAGGACCGCGAGACGCGGGTGCAATGA
- a CDS encoding serine/threonine protein kinase, whose translation MTAAPTRGDLVVGRYELGEVVGEGGFAKVFDAVDTETGEAVALKYPNYEGSQNDRDIVRTYFQKEAETLAAIRAAGGHPNVMSLRQVTEDEDGTSVLVVELVDGYELDDAIRRTGPLDDIDEVRQIGIALCDAMSFLHENEIVYRDLKPDNVMITHRGGTVTPVLIDFNTATGFDTGAEAADQTTIVGPYKPREVAEADATEMRQGPWSDVYSVGKILLYLLKGTVPRKDGVDPRDFGAECEPYLAEIVEKATATDYEDRYRNATAMKRVLEARDPSPPPSATVRYTQAGERYTIYPGDTIGRRYAEGPRSSVVIEDEEEYISTVQVQFDTDADGEWFIRDRSLNGTYVQTGGGWQRVLSEAGRERLEQSGEDATDAEGNVPPELYGLREGDLVALVHPSYGVTFEFSTA comes from the coding sequence ATGACGGCCGCGCCCACCCGGGGCGACCTGGTCGTCGGCCGCTACGAACTCGGCGAGGTGGTCGGCGAAGGTGGGTTCGCCAAGGTGTTCGACGCCGTCGACACCGAGACCGGCGAGGCCGTCGCGCTCAAGTATCCCAACTACGAGGGCAGCCAGAACGACCGCGACATCGTCCGGACCTACTTCCAGAAGGAGGCAGAGACGCTGGCGGCGATCCGGGCGGCCGGTGGCCACCCCAACGTCATGTCGCTGCGGCAGGTCACCGAGGACGAGGACGGTACGTCGGTCCTCGTCGTGGAACTCGTCGACGGCTACGAGCTCGACGACGCCATCCGGCGGACGGGCCCGCTCGACGACATCGACGAGGTCCGCCAGATCGGGATCGCTCTCTGTGACGCGATGAGCTTCCTCCACGAGAACGAGATCGTCTACCGCGACCTGAAGCCGGACAACGTGATGATCACACATCGTGGGGGAACGGTGACGCCGGTGCTCATCGACTTCAACACGGCGACGGGCTTCGACACGGGCGCCGAGGCCGCCGACCAGACCACCATCGTCGGCCCGTACAAGCCCCGTGAGGTCGCCGAGGCCGACGCGACCGAGATGCGCCAGGGGCCGTGGTCGGACGTCTACTCCGTCGGGAAGATCCTCCTCTACCTGCTGAAGGGGACGGTCCCGCGAAAGGACGGCGTCGACCCGCGCGACTTCGGCGCCGAGTGCGAGCCCTACCTCGCCGAGATCGTCGAGAAGGCCACCGCGACCGACTACGAGGACCGCTACCGAAACGCGACGGCGATGAAGCGGGTCCTCGAAGCGCGCGACCCAAGTCCGCCGCCGTCGGCGACGGTCCGGTACACGCAGGCCGGCGAGCGCTACACGATCTATCCGGGCGACACCATCGGCCGGCGCTACGCCGAGGGCCCCCGGTCGTCGGTCGTGATCGAGGACGAGGAGGAGTACATCTCGACCGTGCAGGTGCAGTTCGACACCGACGCCGACGGCGAGTGGTTCATCCGCGACCGAAGCCTCAACGGGACGTACGTCCAGACCGGCGGCGGCTGGCAGCGCGTGCTCAGCGAGGCCGGTCGCGAGCGCCTGGAGCAGTCGGGGGAGGACGCGACCGACGCGGAGGGGAACGTGCCGCCGGAGCTGTACGGGCTGCGCGAGGGCGACCTGGTCGCGCTCGTCCACCCGAGTTACGGCGTCACCTTCGAGTTCAGTACGGCATAA
- a CDS encoding NAD(+)/NADH kinase, producing MRVGIVGQRGNRRAAGIVADLYERLAGMGVAVAVDEESADEPAAWPSGHPDPAELGVPVDELADCDLVVSIGGDGTFLFAARAAGATPIMGVNLGEVGFLNAVPPEEAVDAVADEVEQYQTHGAIETRDMPRVEASGDGWSLPPALNEVVVQGPRRGHGGGAAVEVRVDGSLYTSGHADGVLVATPTGSTAYNLSEGGPLVHPGVSTLVLTEMSGEESMPPLAVDADSTVTVRIDDADGGFVVSDGRARQELGVPAQVTLERAARPVRIAGPPLDFFAALGKIE from the coding sequence ATGCGAGTCGGAATCGTGGGCCAGCGCGGTAACCGCCGCGCCGCTGGGATCGTCGCGGACCTCTACGAACGGCTGGCCGGGATGGGCGTGGCCGTCGCCGTCGACGAGGAGTCCGCCGACGAGCCCGCCGCCTGGCCGAGCGGCCACCCCGATCCGGCGGAGCTGGGCGTCCCGGTCGACGAGCTGGCCGACTGCGACCTGGTGGTGAGCATCGGCGGCGACGGCACGTTCCTGTTCGCCGCCCGCGCCGCCGGGGCGACGCCGATCATGGGTGTCAACCTCGGCGAGGTGGGCTTTCTCAACGCCGTCCCGCCCGAAGAGGCCGTCGACGCCGTCGCCGACGAAGTCGAACAGTACCAGACTCACGGCGCCATCGAGACCCGCGATATGCCGCGGGTCGAGGCTAGCGGCGACGGCTGGTCGCTGCCGCCGGCGCTCAACGAGGTGGTCGTGCAGGGTCCACGGCGGGGCCACGGCGGCGGCGCGGCCGTCGAGGTGCGCGTCGACGGGTCGCTGTACACGAGCGGGCACGCCGACGGCGTGCTCGTGGCGACGCCGACCGGTTCGACCGCCTACAACCTCAGCGAGGGCGGTCCGCTGGTCCACCCGGGGGTGTCGACGCTCGTACTCACCGAGATGTCCGGCGAGGAGTCGATGCCGCCGCTGGCGGTCGACGCCGACAGCACGGTTACCGTCCGGATCGACGACGCCGACGGCGGGTTCGTCGTCAGCGACGGCCGCGCACGGCAGGAACTGGGCGTCCCCGCGCAGGTGACCCTGGAACGCGCGGCGCGACCGGTGCGGATCGCCGGGCCGCCGCTGGACTTCTTCGCCGCGCTCGGCAAGATCGAGTGA
- a CDS encoding SDR family NAD(P)-dependent oxidoreductase, whose amino-acid sequence MATNDTHDRLAVGPITDDDLLFVDDDRFAAGNVAVVTGAGSGIGRATALALAANGLTVAATDVDEGGLAGTGEEADRLGVAGRVESIVADLTDDDDIERIVDEAAELGAVRYLANIAGLQHIDAIEEFPIDRYDEMHDVMLRAPLYLSKLVVGRIRETDDGAGVVGNMASVHGRYVTADKVGYNVSKFGLRGLTQSIAAEGGDGLRAFSVSTGYVKTPLVTDQIPDTADQRGISVDEVIDDVMLGQSRVSELMDPVDVANLFVFGFTAHGSHLNGGDLLFDGGTTLTYE is encoded by the coding sequence ATGGCAACGAACGACACGCACGACCGGCTCGCGGTCGGCCCGATCACCGACGACGACCTGCTGTTCGTCGACGACGACCGGTTCGCAGCTGGGAACGTCGCCGTCGTGACCGGCGCCGGGTCGGGTATCGGCCGAGCGACGGCGCTCGCGCTGGCCGCCAACGGACTCACCGTCGCCGCGACCGACGTGGACGAGGGCGGCCTCGCCGGGACGGGCGAGGAGGCCGACCGGCTCGGCGTCGCCGGGCGCGTCGAGTCGATCGTCGCCGACCTGACCGACGACGACGATATCGAGCGGATCGTCGACGAAGCGGCCGAGCTCGGGGCGGTCCGCTATCTCGCCAATATCGCGGGACTACAGCACATCGACGCCATCGAGGAGTTCCCGATAGACCGCTACGACGAGATGCACGACGTGATGCTCCGGGCGCCGCTCTACCTCTCGAAGCTCGTCGTCGGCCGGATTCGCGAGACGGACGACGGGGCGGGCGTCGTCGGCAACATGGCCTCGGTCCACGGCCGCTACGTCACCGCCGACAAGGTGGGGTACAACGTCTCGAAGTTCGGACTTCGCGGACTCACCCAGTCCATCGCGGCGGAGGGCGGCGACGGCCTGCGCGCCTTCTCCGTCTCGACGGGCTACGTGAAGACGCCGCTGGTGACCGACCAGATCCCCGACACGGCCGACCAGCGCGGCATCTCGGTCGACGAGGTGATCGACGACGTGATGCTCGGCCAGTCCCGCGTCTCTGAGCTCATGGACCCCGTCGACGTGGCGAACCTCTTCGTCTTCGGCTTCACGGCTCACGGAAGCCACCTCAACGGCGGCGACCTGCTGTTCGACGGCGGCACGACCCTCACCTACGAGTGA
- a CDS encoding double zinc ribbon domain-containing protein translates to MSHSTSGTVECPLCGEDFDPTAAGGWCTNSDCGEWQHEAAVPERDAAADAGETDEEVDAAGTGSADDPIPDAEVDGADGEPADVAGASHDSDVDGSTVDHEAETDDPDEGATGTGPTAAKADPEDAADGVAAAEAGAAVAAPDGDAADALDGDRSESTDTGAADALDGDRSESTDTGAADEGSAPAVDGEPAAETNERAAETEADVDADETSDLSCPGCGESVGAEDNFCANCGEDVSTLEPGPLTTCPACESEVDAEDNFCASCGEDLDAYRSGGDASAADEADDDGAASAGGADTASDDRSVERPHGADADAAAAADGDSAAEGPESLVLVVRNREVQVWDGDTVGRTVRSIVMNTGGDEDDAVRIHREHVRFVREDGQFYLVALGQNPTVVDGESLDEGERAPVSPGDRIELSGVATLRVQAP, encoded by the coding sequence ATGTCGCACAGCACGAGCGGGACGGTCGAATGCCCCCTCTGTGGGGAAGACTTCGACCCGACCGCCGCGGGGGGCTGGTGTACGAACTCCGACTGCGGGGAGTGGCAACACGAAGCGGCCGTACCCGAGAGGGACGCCGCGGCCGACGCCGGAGAGACCGACGAGGAGGTCGACGCTGCCGGGACCGGTTCGGCGGACGATCCGATCCCGGACGCCGAAGTCGACGGAGCGGACGGGGAGCCGGCCGACGTGGCCGGCGCGTCCCACGACAGTGACGTCGACGGGAGTACGGTCGACCACGAGGCCGAGACCGACGACCCAGACGAGGGGGCAACCGGCACGGGACCGACGGCGGCTAAGGCCGACCCGGAGGACGCGGCCGACGGCGTCGCGGCCGCCGAGGCTGGTGCCGCAGTCGCCGCCCCGGACGGTGACGCGGCCGACGCCCTGGACGGTGACCGATCGGAATCGACCGACACCGGGGCGGCCGACGCCCTGGACGGTGACCGATCGGAATCGACCGACACCGGGGCGGCCGACGAGGGATCCGCTCCCGCGGTGGACGGCGAACCGGCGGCCGAGACGAACGAGCGAGCGGCCGAAACCGAGGCCGACGTCGACGCCGACGAGACGTCCGACCTTTCCTGTCCGGGCTGTGGCGAATCGGTCGGTGCCGAGGACAACTTCTGCGCCAACTGCGGCGAGGACGTCTCGACGCTGGAGCCGGGACCGCTGACGACGTGTCCGGCCTGCGAGAGCGAGGTCGACGCGGAGGACAACTTCTGTGCCTCGTGTGGCGAGGACCTCGACGCGTACCGGTCGGGCGGCGACGCGAGTGCCGCCGACGAGGCCGACGACGACGGCGCCGCGTCGGCTGGTGGCGCCGATACCGCGAGCGACGACCGTTCGGTGGAGCGGCCACACGGTGCGGACGCGGACGCAGCGGCGGCGGCCGACGGGGATTCGGCGGCCGAAGGGCCGGAGTCGCTGGTGCTGGTCGTGCGTAACCGCGAAGTTCAAGTGTGGGACGGGGATACGGTCGGTCGAACCGTCCGGAGTATCGTGATGAACACGGGCGGCGACGAGGACGACGCGGTGCGCATCCACCGCGAACACGTGCGGTTCGTCCGTGAGGACGGGCAGTTCTACCTCGTCGCGCTCGGGCAGAACCCGACGGTCGTCGACGGCGAGTCGCTCGACGAGGGCGAGCGGGCCCCCGTCTCGCCGGGCGACCGGATCGAACTCTCCGGCGTCGCGACGCTGCGCGTCCAGGCCCCCTGA
- a CDS encoding KaiC domain-containing protein translates to MSDDADDDWFEDALGDEESEASTAADDGSEATAEDAFDDAETDAQFDESDDSEPFGGESGVADSGGPGAFDDSSGADAFGGADDDGFADTGGDSPFGDVGTDEDNAFGDSGSGDAFGGDTDDGLFDDDFADAMGGVGGGDADFEDEDFESNIPRLDLGIEGLDNMVQGGIPLRHLIVIVGGAGTGKTTFGLQFLQHGLEKEDTDRGVFITLEQTYEDIMATAEERGWEFERHEAEGNLAVIDLDPVEMANSLDNIRGELPELIEDFDADRFVLDSVSLLEMMYDDVSSRRTEVFDFTQSLKEAGVTTVLTSEANEDNPYASRHGIIEYLTDAVLLLRYVRSETQETRLAVEIQKIRNANHSRETKPYEITMDGISVYEQANIF, encoded by the coding sequence ATGAGCGACGACGCGGACGACGACTGGTTCGAGGACGCCCTCGGTGACGAAGAGTCGGAAGCGTCGACCGCGGCCGACGACGGCTCCGAAGCGACGGCTGAGGACGCGTTCGACGACGCCGAGACCGACGCGCAGTTCGACGAGTCCGACGACAGCGAGCCTTTCGGCGGCGAGAGCGGGGTCGCCGATTCCGGCGGCCCAGGCGCATTCGACGATTCGAGTGGGGCCGACGCGTTCGGCGGCGCCGACGACGACGGGTTCGCCGATACCGGCGGGGACAGCCCGTTCGGCGACGTGGGGACCGACGAGGACAACGCGTTCGGCGACAGCGGTAGCGGCGACGCGTTCGGCGGTGACACCGACGACGGGCTCTTCGACGACGACTTCGCGGACGCCATGGGCGGTGTCGGCGGCGGCGACGCCGACTTCGAGGACGAGGACTTCGAGTCGAACATTCCCCGACTCGACCTCGGTATCGAGGGCCTCGACAACATGGTTCAGGGCGGCATCCCGCTCCGTCACCTCATCGTCATCGTCGGCGGCGCCGGTACCGGCAAGACGACCTTCGGCCTCCAGTTCCTCCAGCACGGCCTGGAGAAGGAGGACACCGACCGCGGCGTCTTCATCACTCTCGAACAGACCTACGAGGACATCATGGCCACCGCCGAGGAACGGGGCTGGGAGTTCGAGCGCCACGAGGCGGAGGGTAACCTCGCAGTCATCGATCTGGACCCCGTGGAGATGGCCAACAGCCTCGACAACATCCGCGGCGAGCTCCCCGAACTCATCGAGGACTTCGACGCCGACCGGTTCGTCCTAGACTCCGTCTCGCTGCTGGAGATGATGTACGACGACGTCTCTAGCCGCCGCACCGAGGTGTTCGACTTCACCCAGAGTCTCAAGGAGGCCGGCGTCACCACCGTCCTCACCAGCGAGGCCAACGAGGACAACCCCTACGCCTCCCGCCACGGCATCATCGAGTACCTCACCGACGCCGTCCTCCTCCTGCGGTACGTCCGCTCGGAGACCCAGGAGACCAGGCTGGCCGTCGAAATACAGAAGATACGCAACGCCAACCACTCCCGGGAGACCAAACCCTACGAGATCACGATGGACGGCATCTCGGTGTACGAGCAGGCCAATATTTTCTAA
- a CDS encoding GNAT family N-acetyltransferase, translating to MYVRDAKNRDEAWLLDHIEAMGLDETAFRSRDYVIAVDEVDNVKAGFGRYRVHKTDDGEVCELTSIGVLDGWRGQGVGAHVVERLVRTAADEGFEVVYSLTDEPDYLAQFGFDAIEESRLPERLRERLGEKREGVAPEAIPMRIDPERFHVPDRLREAFKGAAAAPDDEEPEEGPEDFGIDPDEATYKYDTGR from the coding sequence ATGTACGTTCGGGACGCCAAGAACCGCGACGAGGCCTGGCTGCTGGACCACATCGAGGCGATGGGGTTAGACGAGACAGCGTTCCGTTCGCGCGACTACGTGATCGCCGTCGACGAGGTGGACAACGTCAAGGCCGGCTTCGGCCGCTACCGCGTCCACAAGACCGACGACGGCGAGGTGTGCGAACTGACGAGTATCGGCGTCCTCGACGGCTGGCGCGGGCAGGGCGTCGGCGCGCACGTCGTCGAGCGACTCGTCCGTACGGCCGCCGACGAGGGGTTCGAAGTCGTCTACTCGCTGACCGACGAGCCCGACTACCTCGCGCAGTTCGGCTTCGACGCAATCGAAGAGTCCCGGCTCCCCGAGCGCCTCCGCGAGCGCCTCGGCGAGAAACGCGAGGGCGTCGCGCCCGAGGCGATCCCGATGCGGATCGACCCCGAACGATTCCACGTGCCCGACCGCCTCCGGGAGGCGTTCAAGGGCGCAGCGGCCGCTCCGGACGACGAGGAACCCGAGGAGGGGCCCGAGGACTTCGGTATCGACCCCGACGAGGCGACCTACAAGTACGACACCGGTCGGTGA
- a CDS encoding AMP-binding protein → MASDSLGDIDEVVHRPSREFVESTNVWEFMQTYDIGDYEELIARTTEADPGEPASGVDWFWDTMTDYLDVDFFEPYDRVRDDSDGPQFTDWYPGGTTNIAHNTLDRHAARDVETRNEVACIWEGEPVGPDGEATEIRELTFHELHRQSNRVANYLDARGVGVGDTVGLYMPMVPEVVSILYGCFKVGAIAVPIFSGFGVDATATRIDDAEPSVLFTGDGFYRRGSEVRLKPTADEAVAAAGHVEDVVVYDRLGTRAGGGAERESAAGSHHDVPWTEGRDRWWTDAVGTRSDEFETRELDASRESMLLYSSGTTGEPKGIVHTHAGVNVQCAKELHFGFDLKPADRFFWVSDIGWMMGPWTLVGNHHFGNTVFVYEGAPDYPEPDRYWAMIDRHDITQFGISPTAIRALREHGDEWPEGHDLSSLRVLGSTGEPWDPESWLWFYEHVGGGEAPIVNISGGTEICGCFLMPMPVQDLKPCTLGGPGLGMDVDIVDEHGQSIAETGDRGYLVARDSCPSMTKSLWSGDERYLEEYWSTWPDLWDHGDWAQKDGDGFWFLHGRADDALNVAGRKVGPAEVEGAAIEHEAVNRAAAVGVPDDTTGTAVVLYVVVEDGVAESDELRAEVRELVGSKLGKPFRPREVLFVDEFPKTQSGKIVRRAVRGTYTGDDPGDLSSVENPEVLDEVADAR, encoded by the coding sequence ATGGCGTCCGACTCACTCGGAGATATCGACGAGGTGGTCCACCGGCCGAGCCGGGAGTTCGTCGAGTCGACCAACGTCTGGGAGTTCATGCAGACCTACGACATCGGCGACTACGAGGAGCTGATCGCCCGGACGACGGAGGCCGACCCCGGCGAGCCCGCCTCGGGCGTCGACTGGTTCTGGGACACGATGACCGACTACCTCGACGTGGACTTCTTCGAGCCCTACGACCGGGTACGCGACGATAGCGACGGCCCCCAGTTCACGGACTGGTACCCCGGTGGGACGACCAATATCGCTCACAACACCCTCGACCGGCACGCGGCCCGGGACGTGGAGACCCGGAACGAGGTAGCCTGCATCTGGGAAGGCGAGCCCGTCGGGCCCGACGGCGAGGCCACCGAGATCCGGGAGCTCACCTTCCACGAGCTCCACCGTCAGTCGAACCGGGTGGCGAACTACCTCGACGCGCGCGGTGTCGGCGTCGGCGACACCGTCGGACTGTACATGCCGATGGTCCCCGAGGTCGTCTCGATCCTCTACGGCTGTTTCAAGGTCGGGGCGATCGCCGTCCCGATCTTCTCGGGGTTCGGCGTCGACGCGACGGCGACCCGCATCGACGACGCCGAGCCGTCGGTGCTGTTCACCGGCGACGGCTTCTACCGCCGCGGCAGCGAGGTGCGCCTGAAGCCCACCGCCGACGAGGCCGTCGCGGCGGCCGGCCACGTCGAAGACGTCGTCGTCTACGACCGGCTGGGAACCCGCGCCGGCGGCGGCGCCGAACGCGAGTCCGCGGCCGGGAGCCACCACGACGTCCCCTGGACCGAGGGCCGCGACCGCTGGTGGACCGACGCGGTCGGGACCCGGAGCGACGAGTTCGAGACGCGCGAGCTCGACGCGAGCCGGGAGTCGATGCTGCTGTACTCGTCGGGGACCACCGGCGAGCCGAAGGGGATCGTCCACACACACGCGGGCGTGAACGTCCAGTGCGCCAAGGAACTGCACTTCGGGTTCGACCTGAAACCGGCCGACCGCTTTTTCTGGGTGTCCGACATCGGCTGGATGATGGGTCCGTGGACGCTGGTCGGCAACCACCACTTCGGCAACACCGTCTTCGTGTACGAGGGCGCGCCGGACTACCCCGAACCCGACCGCTACTGGGCGATGATCGACCGCCACGACATCACCCAGTTTGGCATCTCGCCGACGGCGATCCGCGCGCTGCGCGAGCACGGGGACGAGTGGCCGGAGGGCCACGACCTCTCCAGCCTGCGCGTCCTCGGCTCGACCGGCGAGCCGTGGGACCCCGAGTCCTGGCTGTGGTTCTACGAGCACGTCGGCGGCGGCGAGGCACCGATCGTCAATATCTCCGGCGGCACGGAGATCTGCGGCTGTTTCCTCATGCCCATGCCCGTCCAGGACCTGAAACCCTGCACGCTCGGTGGCCCAGGTCTCGGGATGGACGTCGACATCGTCGACGAGCACGGCCAGAGTATCGCCGAGACGGGCGATCGCGGGTATCTCGTCGCCCGCGACTCCTGTCCGTCGATGACGAAGTCGCTGTGGTCGGGTGACGAGCGCTATCTCGAGGAGTACTGGTCGACCTGGCCGGACCTGTGGGACCACGGCGACTGGGCTCAGAAGGACGGAGACGGCTTCTGGTTCCTCCACGGCCGGGCCGACGACGCGCTGAACGTCGCCGGGCGGAAGGTCGGCCCGGCGGAGGTCGAGGGCGCCGCCATCGAACACGAGGCCGTCAACCGGGCCGCGGCCGTCGGCGTCCCCGACGACACCACCGGGACGGCGGTCGTCCTCTACGTCGTCGTCGAGGACGGCGTCGCGGAGTCCGACGAACTGCGCGCCGAGGTCCGTGAGCTCGTCGGGTCGAAGCTGGGAAAGCCGTTCCGTCCGCGCGAGGTGCTGTTCGTCGACGAGTTCCCCAAGACCCAGAGCGGGAAGATCGTCCGCCGCGCAGTGCGAGGGACCTACACCGGCGACGACCCCGGCGACCTGTCCTCCGTCGAGAACCCCGAGGTACTCGACGAGGTCGCCGACGCACGATAG